One stretch of Thermococcus sp. 21S9 DNA includes these proteins:
- a CDS encoding NAD(P)-dependent glycerol-1-phosphate dehydrogenase: protein MKGVHLMQLPREVLLGEDLKGEVVNVARRLGLGEKAIILYGPRTKEIAGKDVEESLKSEYEVVPLTVRKGATMEEVERTIGLIKDESADWVIAVGGGSIIDVAKLASFKTGVPFISFPTTASHDGIASANASIRDLGAKTSVKAVPPIAVIADVKVIKTAPYRYLAAGVGDTISNLTAVKDWQLAHRIRGEYYSEYAASLSLMSAKMVMRNADIIRLGNEESVRKVIKALISTGVAMSIAGSSRPASGAEHLFSHALDMLLDKPALHGEQTGLGTIIMAYLHGMKWERVRETLKRVGAPTTAYELEIEPEIIIEALTIAHTIRPERYTILGKDGLTREAAEKAAKITGVI from the coding sequence ATGAAGGGAGTTCACCTGATGCAACTTCCCCGCGAGGTCCTGCTGGGCGAGGACCTTAAAGGGGAAGTTGTGAACGTCGCGAGACGGTTGGGCCTCGGCGAGAAGGCCATCATACTCTACGGGCCGAGAACGAAGGAGATAGCCGGTAAGGACGTTGAGGAAAGTCTTAAATCCGAGTACGAAGTCGTTCCGCTCACCGTTAGAAAGGGCGCGACGATGGAGGAAGTTGAGAGGACGATAGGCCTGATAAAGGACGAGAGCGCCGACTGGGTCATCGCGGTTGGAGGGGGAAGCATAATAGACGTCGCCAAGCTCGCCTCCTTCAAAACGGGCGTTCCCTTCATCAGCTTCCCCACGACCGCTTCTCACGACGGCATAGCGAGCGCCAACGCCTCGATAAGGGATTTGGGCGCCAAAACTTCAGTCAAGGCCGTCCCGCCGATAGCAGTCATAGCGGACGTTAAAGTTATTAAAACCGCACCCTACCGCTACCTCGCGGCGGGGGTTGGAGATACGATAAGCAACCTGACGGCCGTAAAGGACTGGCAGTTGGCCCACAGGATTCGTGGCGAATACTACAGCGAGTACGCGGCCTCACTCAGTCTAATGAGTGCCAAGATGGTCATGAGGAACGCCGACATAATACGGCTCGGCAACGAGGAGAGCGTAAGGAAGGTCATAAAGGCCCTGATTTCCACGGGCGTTGCCATGAGCATAGCAGGCTCTTCAAGACCCGCGAGCGGTGCGGAGCACCTCTTCAGCCACGCCCTTGACATGCTCCTCGACAAACCGGCTCTGCACGGCGAGCAGACGGGGCTCGGGACGATTATAATGGCCTACCTTCACGGCATGAAGTGGGAGCGCGTTAGGGAAACCTTAAAGAGGGTCGGCGCACCAACTACAGCATACGAGCTCGAAATCGAGCCGGAGATTATAATCGAGGCCCTAACTATCGCCCACACGATAAGGCCCGAGCGCTACACAATCCTTGGAAAGGACGGCCTCACCCGCGAAGCGGCCGAAAAAGCCGCTAAAATCACAGGAGTTATTTGA
- a CDS encoding bifunctional fructose-bisphosphatase/inositol-phosphate phosphatase: MEFAWNEIALNMAKDLEKTIMPLFGTKKAGENVGTNVSGDVTKYVDKVAEDLIIRHLKPLDVNIVSEEVGEIDVGSDYTVVVDPLDGSYNFSMGIPIFAFSFAVFKGREPVYGAIYEFFPKAFYEAIPGEGAYLNGRPIHVNEPAPGKEAISFYTRGRCLGLVKRVKRVRVLGAIAVEMAYTAKGSLDGVFDIRNYVRPTDIAAGVMLVREAGGLVTDENGKPLEFELKAEVNTNVIAVANERILKIILEELGNEP; this comes from the coding sequence ATGGAGTTCGCCTGGAACGAGATTGCACTTAACATGGCAAAGGATTTGGAGAAAACGATAATGCCCCTCTTCGGCACCAAGAAGGCCGGTGAAAACGTTGGAACGAACGTGAGCGGTGACGTAACGAAATACGTTGACAAGGTCGCGGAGGACCTGATTATAAGGCACCTCAAACCGCTCGACGTCAACATAGTGAGCGAGGAAGTCGGGGAGATAGACGTCGGGAGCGACTACACAGTTGTCGTTGACCCCCTCGACGGCTCCTATAACTTCTCGATGGGAATCCCGATATTCGCTTTCAGCTTCGCCGTCTTCAAGGGAAGGGAACCCGTTTACGGGGCAATCTACGAGTTCTTCCCGAAGGCCTTCTACGAGGCCATTCCGGGTGAGGGGGCTTACCTCAACGGAAGGCCGATTCACGTCAACGAGCCCGCGCCGGGGAAGGAGGCGATAAGCTTCTACACGCGCGGAAGATGCCTCGGACTCGTGAAGAGGGTTAAGAGAGTCCGCGTTCTTGGGGCGATAGCGGTAGAGATGGCCTACACCGCCAAGGGCTCGCTCGACGGGGTCTTCGACATAAGGAACTACGTGAGGCCGACGGACATAGCGGCAGGTGTTATGCTCGTGAGGGAAGCCGGTGGACTGGTAACAGATGAGAACGGAAAGCCCCTTGAGTTCGAGCTGAAGGCTGAGGTGAACACCAACGTTATCGCAGTCGCGAACGAGAGAATCCTCAAAATAATCCTGGAGGAGCTGGGGAATGAGCCTTGA
- a CDS encoding UPF0179 family protein, translating into MAIITLVGEKLAKPGVEFIFYGPAEPCKTCKLAGVCVGNLEPGRRYKILRVRSMPSHSCPLHEGKVRVVEVVEPSVEVAIEPRLAIVGSIIQLKFEECSDPKKRDLFKPEGLFEGDHVKIIEITGEIECDGKTYKIAKVMRKKE; encoded by the coding sequence ATGGCCATAATCACGTTAGTCGGTGAAAAGCTTGCGAAACCGGGTGTTGAGTTCATATTCTATGGACCAGCCGAGCCGTGCAAAACCTGCAAGCTGGCAGGAGTCTGCGTCGGAAACCTCGAACCGGGCAGGAGGTACAAGATTCTGCGCGTGAGGAGCATGCCGTCGCACTCCTGTCCACTGCACGAGGGCAAGGTTAGGGTTGTTGAAGTCGTCGAGCCGAGCGTCGAGGTGGCGATAGAGCCGAGATTAGCTATAGTCGGCTCGATAATCCAGCTGAAGTTCGAGGAGTGCAGTGACCCCAAGAAGAGGGACCTCTTCAAGCCGGAGGGCCTCTTTGAAGGCGACCACGTGAAAATCATCGAGATAACGGGAGAAATCGAGTGCGACGGAAAGACCTACAAGATTGCCAAGGTAATGCGCAAGAAGGAGTGA
- a CDS encoding DUF63 family protein produces the protein MGLYEFFYRYFVEPIKYNQGYNVVNTLVYALILGVAVLLLYKMLKKMRIKVDERFFVALMPYIILGPLMRSMTDIGLLPRTYLTVSPGGYFVIAGFAIASLFAVWRHLGPDDRLYPIYRDFGWVLVAGLLFIMVINWDRVSVRWDYFKYFIPSLLVAESFIWLLSRKFELVRNNRILFYTHFYDATTTFVGIQFFGFWEQHVLARTLMNLFGTPAVMYLEKLVIITLVVYVLDRLMTDEDPELINFVKLTVFILGFGPGTRNLLITLLR, from the coding sequence ATGGGACTCTACGAGTTTTTTTACCGCTATTTCGTCGAACCCATAAAGTACAATCAGGGTTACAACGTCGTGAACACCCTCGTCTACGCCCTAATCCTCGGCGTCGCCGTTCTGCTCCTGTATAAGATGCTCAAAAAGATGAGGATAAAGGTGGACGAGCGCTTCTTCGTGGCTCTTATGCCCTACATCATCCTCGGCCCGCTGATGAGGAGCATGACCGACATAGGCCTGCTCCCGAGGACTTATCTGACCGTCAGCCCCGGTGGCTACTTCGTCATAGCCGGCTTCGCGATAGCGTCCCTCTTCGCTGTCTGGAGGCATCTCGGGCCGGACGACAGGCTCTATCCAATATACCGTGACTTCGGGTGGGTTCTCGTCGCGGGCCTGCTCTTCATAATGGTGATTAACTGGGACAGGGTGTCCGTCAGGTGGGACTACTTCAAGTACTTCATTCCAAGCCTTCTCGTTGCTGAATCTTTCATCTGGCTCCTCTCAAGGAAGTTCGAGCTCGTGAGGAACAACAGGATACTCTTCTACACCCACTTCTACGACGCGACGACCACTTTCGTTGGAATCCAGTTCTTCGGCTTCTGGGAACAGCACGTTCTCGCGAGGACGCTGATGAACCTGTTTGGAACGCCAGCCGTCATGTACCTTGAGAAGCTCGTTATAATCACGCTCGTGGTTTACGTTCTCGACAGGCTGATGACGGATGAGGACCCCGAGCTTATAAACTTCGTCAAGCTTACGGTCTTCATACTCGGCTTCGGCCCAGGAACGAGGAACCTGCTCATAACGTTGTTGAGGTGA
- a CDS encoding rhomboid family intramembrane serine protease, whose product MSLERYFNRYGKATFTLFLINVAVYAVEAILSRNPISISGNVLATLGQWNYAVLHLGAWWQPFTAMFVHVNIIHIFFNMYFLLVMGSQLERILGPKRVVMIYVVSGLAGNLLTLFLMPPNVVSAGASGALFGIAGALITITGVVGGNMQGALINAFVLFLINSFLPGVNAYAHLGGLLAGILIGYYYGKVIKRKLTWAYAYDYY is encoded by the coding sequence ATGAGCCTTGAGCGCTACTTCAATCGCTACGGAAAGGCAACCTTCACGCTCTTCCTCATAAACGTCGCCGTCTACGCCGTCGAGGCAATACTGAGCAGGAACCCGATAAGCATCAGCGGGAACGTCTTGGCCACGCTCGGCCAGTGGAACTACGCGGTTCTGCACCTCGGGGCCTGGTGGCAACCATTCACGGCGATGTTCGTCCACGTGAACATAATCCACATCTTCTTCAACATGTACTTCCTCCTCGTCATGGGAAGCCAGCTTGAGAGAATACTCGGGCCCAAGCGGGTCGTGATGATTTACGTAGTCTCTGGCTTAGCAGGGAACCTCCTGACGCTGTTCCTCATGCCTCCCAACGTCGTCAGTGCGGGCGCGAGCGGGGCGCTCTTCGGTATCGCGGGGGCGCTGATAACAATCACCGGCGTCGTCGGGGGGAACATGCAGGGGGCCCTTATTAATGCCTTCGTGCTGTTCCTAATCAACAGCTTCCTGCCAGGAGTCAACGCCTACGCCCACCTCGGCGGACTTCTCGCCGGAATCCTCATAGGCTACTACTACGGCAAGGTCATAAAGAGGAAGCTAACGTGGGCCTACGCGTACGACTACTATTAG